GGGGTGATTCATAAATACATAGGCTCTTTAGCTGATATGATAGCTGAACTTATTCTTCTGCATGATCTATTATGTCTTTGAGCACACACTTTCTGCCCCATGTTTCCCCACAGCATATGAAGGGTGACGAAGCAGAGAACATTCAGGGAGATTGTGGGCCGGAAAATGTTGATACCACTGAAGCTGTTTCATCTCTAAGGTGAGAAACAAGGCCAGGTCGAGCAAACATCTTTTGTCCCCGTGCCTTCTTACCTTCCTTTATAAAGGATATGCCTTGAGTGCCTGAGTTTATGCTGTTTGGTCCCAATTGCTGAAGGCCAAGGGAAAGCCTTCTGTTTAGAGGTATGGCATTGCTAAAACCTCCATTTACACTTCTGGTTGAAGTTCGCCTTGCACTGGTGCTTGGCCTGGTAATAAACAAGTTTTCTTGCTCAACTGCTACTTGGCTTTGGACCTTCTTCATTTCCTGGAAGGAAAACTTGCCTCATCATGTTGGTAAAAATACACAGGCCAATGGGCCATTGTGGAATGAGGTGTGATTCTATTGAGTTTGTTGCAAATATCTGGGATGTCTTACCAGAAACagacataaaaataaaaatgcgaCACTTTCATATTCTGATGAATTGTGaacctttcatttcattgtcAAATAAAACTAACCCTTTGTCTTTGCTTATCCTCCTCCTTTTCCTGCCTTAGCACATTATACTCTTCCAACATTGCTAGGAGAGGTACCTGCGTGTATTATATTAATGTCTTCATCAGATGCTCAACACAAATCAGCAATTAAGAATCAAATAAGAGAAGATTGTTTTACAGTATCACAGAACAATAAGTTATGTACCTCATCATACAAgaaagttttctttctttcctcttccCAACTCTTAGTATTTGCTATTAGCAAATCCACCAAAGCTGCATTTTTGTGGCATTGTGAGCAAACTTACTTATCTTTATTGGTTGTCATTAAACCATATGATGTGAAAACATTGCACATGCatttacatttttctttttaatttgattgatGTTTAAGGAGAATACTGCTACTCATCCAGCTAATGATATTCTTTATTAGCATTACATAGTGTTTGAATATAATCTTTGAGTTGTGCACCTCTTATGTATGACAATCCTGCTTCATGTTGGGTGTGAATGCATATAGCTAAGAAACAGTTCTTAATTTTACCTGGGATTTTGTTGACTAATACTCGGGCGCGTTCTGCACGTCTCAGGTTCTTGTGTGCACCTCTGCTGACCGAGTACCGGTTCTCGTCCTAAAAAAGGTACTTTTGATTAGTAACTGTGATGTGTATGTGTGTAATTATAAATGTAGGAGCCTAGTACAAATGTAAATCGATGTGTGTGAAATACTGACTCTGCTGTATTCTTCCAACCAACGCTCTTCATCACGTGCTAGCATCCACTTTTCCACCTTTTCCATGATAGTCATTCTGCTAGAAGCTTCTTCTTTTGCTCTTGATATCTGTTGATCCATGCTCATGAGAAGATCTGCATGGTCAATCTCCCCTGTCGTACATTTAAGTCAATTTACAGGCTACTCTATCTTTAAACAAGGAAAATCATCTCACTTATTACAAATAAACGCAAATCACTGAACCACACCAGAGTTAATGAGGTTAATTAGATTATCAATCTCTGACTGCAAAGGAATCTCCATGTGTGATTTATTGCATATCTCCTTGAGCTCATTCTGTTTCTTGAAAAATAGTTCTTTCATCTTGCTTGCTTTTAAGTGATCCAATCTCCTGACTTCAGCTTCGGCCTATAAAAAGACTTTGAAAATtgttatttctctttttctgaTAAAATGAAGTGCCATCAAAATTTTATACTTACCTGCTGGATTATGTTTAGGGTTAGGCTTCCTGGATCTGATACTTCTGCTGATGAGAGTGATAATAAGCCAGTAACATGGGAAAACGATTGACGATCTTTATAGGGTGTGTCCATGAGATTCCATAAGTTTGTCAATGCTTTGCCAAGATGGTGAAGCTGAGAAAGTATATGCAGAAATATATCATACTGATGCTTTATCTAACCCAAGTATAACTAAGACATGGTGAGTATATCTGTTTTGCAGAAACCTAGGTGGCAGCCTtgacaattaattttgctcaAATGAATACTGATACAACTGCATAGCTAATTATCACCTTATCAAGTCGTTTTAGCTTTTCTTCGTCTAGAGATTCCACCGTGCTGTTAAGCTTAGCCAAAATACCGTTGCTTATGTTTTTGGTTATCCCACATAAGTCATTTAAGCTTGGATGAACCTTGGTGATGACCATGGAGGAGTCTGTTCCTAATATTGAAGACAATTTGTGGACTGCATCTATATATTGTTCCACCCTCATGAGCCTTTCATTCTGCAAGACCAACAAAATAACTTAAAAAGGGATTTGGATGATCATTATTTAGAAGGACAGACTATTGATTGATTCTCCACAAAACAATTTCTGAAGTACAGTTATGGTACCTTCTCGTTGCGGAGTCTTTGTAGCTCTGTCTGATACTCTTCTAGTTTCTTCAAGGATAGATCATTCTCATTCACCATGATATCTGATGATAAGTCATCATATTCTGATTCTGATTGACCTGCTATTTCTGCAGAAATTTTCTGAATTTGCCCTTGTACAGTTCGGAACTGATTCACCCTTTCTTCTTTCCTCAATCTCATTTCCCTCAAAGCCGGCGTGATTGAATCTAGCTGCTCTTTCAGTGTTCCCGCCATTTTTTCTGGCTGATGTTAATACAAGAATCAGTTCATGCGAGTAagaatttttaatatttatagtTAAGACCTCGCATGAAAATTCGAATATATATGCGCTTCAAATCTAACTAGAAGACTGCCAAATGATTCTAGAAGTAAATCCTCACTATTAACGTATGAATTTGGCTTCTGCTTTAACATGCATGCTATGTTTATGGCCATTCTAATTTACTGAGTTTACCGGGATTGATAAATAAGCAACCTACCCGTCCAGGTAGAGATCGTTCACCAAGGGACAAAAGAAGATGGGTAAATTCAGCCTCAGCTTCTGCCAACTCCTGGTGCAGGCGAGCTCTGGATGTATTTGCAGCATCAACCTTCTTCCGATAAACCTCTAGGCATTCCTGTTCTAGGTCCAGCAGTACCTTCTCCCTTTCAAAGTGATCTTGTCCAACTTCATTCCAAATCATCTGTCCATTCACATTGaagaacagaaaaacaaaaataaaaaccaaaaattcccGAATGAGAACAATTCAAAGCCATTAGTTATCTGATAAAACTAGAAGAAAATCTTGCCTGCAGTTCTTGAAGCAGGTATCCACATGAAGTTTCGAGAAGATTGGAGCTTCGCATTCCTATCGGTGTTTGAAATGAACCCATCTGAATATGGTTCCTTCAGAGAAACTCAGGCTGCAGATAAGGTTATTTCCTTGACATGCAGCAGCTAAGTTAACGGGGCAGTGTTGAAAGAGtggaaagagaaagagtggGAAGTTCCTTGTTAAGCACCCAATGGCTGAGAGAGGGGGGCAGTGTGTGTGTTCTGGTGGACCTCTGGGTGTGAGTTTTGCTTAAAAGACAAGGGTGGCAAAGGTAGGTAATGCCCAAGCTTTCGGTTCAAGGATCAGCAGTTCTTTTAAAACCTTGAGCTTTTTGTGACTTTCCCTTTCCCTTTCCCTTTCCCTCTCccattatttgaatttaaactTGGAATTCTTTTAGTTAGGGTCTCTTATTCAGAGATTTGTGTACACCTATTTCGCACCACACTGACCAGCCTTTGACTTCATTCTTAAGCAATATATCATATGTACCTTGGCGAATAAGAATACGGTTCTGCCTTCATTTTTAGAATGTGGATTTCATGCTTTATTTTGGCTTCAAACTTGGATagtaattaataatatttgatTAACTTCATCTGGAAAACTTGGATCATCTGATGTGTTGATCTAATCTTTCACTTGTTGGGGTGGCCCATTAACCTTTTGATTggtaaattatttaattatactAATGTTTGATTAACGCTGAGTTTATGGTTGAGAGTCGGTATAACTAGAGACAAATTAGCAGGTAACATTTTTCTCTCTGTCCGTATGGATGAGAAAATTGAACTTCACTAACCTGCATTAGGTATGGGATTAAATCCTTAATAGGATCATTACCATCTGACTTAGAGCTTAATTGCAAAATCATCTACAATAAAGGGTTCTACCTTGTTCACGTTTGCAATAGGCATTATAAAGCCTATCTTATCATAGTCTGGCAATCTTTGTCTTGCAAAGAGGATAAGATACCAAGAGTGGCTGTGACCCAAAGGCCAAAGGTGGCATAAAGTGAGCAacccaatctctctctctctctctctctctctctctctctctctctctctcattagGCAAAACTGGAGTTGCCAGCTGTCAGTCAAGAATTTGGGAAATCAAATTGAGGAGTATTTTGTTCTACTCCacatgaaattttgaaaatggttttttttatttttcaatggtAGAAAAATTACAGGAAAAAACCTACAAATTGCAGACATGGGTCACATGGATCTCttaaagaaaaactcaaataGGTATCTGTCCAGACAGATCTAAACAATGAATGACAATTTTTTGAAGACGTCATATTCAATTTGATATCCTAAGATGGCTACGCAAGGAGAAAAGGATCATAAAAAATAGGGCAAAATGCAAAAGCCCCAatgggaagaagaaatcaaatttatatggGATTAACTTTCCATATATACGAATTCATATGAAGTTATGAACATTGAACACATATAATATAAGCTTTCAATCGTGAATAATATAATGAaataatcaattaattaatttcctttcCTCAACCCTTGACCACAATTCTCATAAGCTcctcaaagtgaaaatgaTTGTACAATTTTGAGGTCAGTCATTTCTGTGTGCTTCTAGCTTTGGTTACTGTCGTCAACAAAGAAGGCTGTAAGATGGCATGTCTTCAATCCGGAAGACATCATCCATTAGCAGTTCCCTCTCCAACTGAGCTCGAGTGGATTTCAAAACATCCTGtaacacacacatacacacttCAATCAGATTGATTTAAAACCCTTTTGAATTGATCACTCAGCAGCAGAAGATCCTAAAAATTCTCAACAGACATAATTTATGAAGATGAAGGATTCTTCTCACATTGAACTCCATGTATGTAGCATTTCTCTCAAGCCACTGCTTGTCCATAACCATGAAAGCCACGCAATAAAGCAAGTCAAAGGACCACTCATTTTCTGAAATGACATcaaaaaataacaagaaagCCATAAAAAACTTATGGTTCAATTAATTTGTATGCTTCAATTCAAAGCAGTAACTTGAATTGGATGCGATTTCGGGCTCTTACCTAACAACATTTGTAAGAAAACTGCTCTGATGAAAGTCCTGGGTTTTGCTGCCAAACAAACAAGCATGATGAGCTATCTctccaaagaagaaaacaaagctTGCAGATTGGCCGATTCCAGAGAAACAGAAAAACTTTAAGTTGTCATTTGTAAAATGGACAAGATTTGATCTAATATCCTAAGTTGTAACTTACTGGCTTCAAGGTCAAGCATTTGCATGATCATGAATGTGATATTTACACCAGCAACAGCAAACGGATATTCCCAAGCAGCCGGCTTTCCTCCCTGCTTTTTCAATAGGCACTGGAAAGATGTCTACAACAATACATATGTATCAAGCTCTCCGTTTTTTGATTATATGGGAAGAGGAGAAAAGCTACTTCTTAATGTTTGTAACTTTCTATTTAGACATCTAAGTAATGTCTTACCGAAAAGGTCTTTGCAAAGAACAGGAGGTTCTCCAAAGAAATGAAACCAGCACCTCTGTCAGGTAGAGAATCCGAACTAACCAAGTAAGAGCCAGCACAAACTGACAGAACAAATTTGACCGCAAAATCTGGGACAAcagatgagtttttttaaagaagacaACCTGAAATCAGTAGATGGATCTCTTCCCTGCCATCCCATCTCTTTCCATTGATCCGATATCAAGCCTTGAAGCTCTTGACCAGGATATGTAGCATACCAAAGAGCTCTCAATGCTTCCTGTCctcatcaaaattttatttcttttttaacaaCTAAGTTTAAGAAAACAATTACCAAAGAACCATTTGAACATGTCATTTGAGAacattttatttgtaaatgCTCAAGCATACAAAGATTTCAAATGAACATTGCACCTGGTGATCTGCCCTAGCAGCATCAAAGTAAACCTTCATTCGGCGCTTCAACCGTCGCATTCTTTCTTCCTGCAAGTTTCCAAATACATCTGTAATATTATAGGGTGAAATGAAATAACATCATGGAAAGAACTAGAGAAACAGAAGGATCTCAAACCAGCAAAAAACAAACTCTACTGAATTACTACCAAGAAAATAATTCTAATTGGTCTATTGTTACAATTTGAGGTGATACAGATTATGCACAATGGAGACAGCAAAAAGAACATGTAATACTTGCCTGAAGGGGTGTCAAGTTCATGCAGATCCGTTGATAATTTCCCTTTCGCTTGAAGCAAACACAAGTTGCATCAGCTGCATAAAACAACCAGCAGAGTTCCTAGCTTGTTTAAACTTTAACTTTCAATCAATTGATTTCACAGTAAATTGATTGATCACCATGTGTATTCGTTCTATCTCTCTAACACCAGAAATTACACAAATCAAAAGATTGACACAAACAGAGCAGAGCAGGGCAGACAAAATCTTAGCAACCTACCTGGCAGTAGCACACGATCCACAAGAAAGCATTTCATAACAGCAATGTACTCTTCCACCAGTTTTCCTTGTTCCAGTGAATTCCAGTTTCAATGATTAAGACCAGTTTAATGTCTGGGATTTCGTGAAAATAACTCcttcattattattataataaccGAGTATTAAAAACACtagtttcttttcaaattctcACAGACCCCATCTACCAAAAACCAAGTCAAAGTGACAGTCCAAATAAATGTCCAACTTAGTAGTATAATAATATAGTTGTATTATTTGTCTGTACATGCATGCACATCTTTCATCTACTTATTTTCCTCAGGAAGATAGTCTAAACTAGTTCAAATTATTCTAATCTTCGGAATTAAAACGTAGAATTCAATGAGACGAAATACGAATTGGCATAATCCACAACTGCACATATCTTTGATATTCAGAGAGTGCGTACGTGTAGAAGAGTGTGTGCGGTGTCGTGTGATGGCCGACAAATATACTAACAGGCGCTGAGATGGGACATGAAACCGCATCGGGCCACGTGGGCGACATCTGGTGTTCATGTGATCCGACATCAATATGGTCGGAAACCAATAGAGGTGGATGGAGAGCCATAGGCCCAACatataaaacacaaacaagAAACACAATTTGTAGTATATTTACTAGTATCAAAGTATTACGCATATTAttgtaacccaaaaaaaaaaaaaaaaagcattacgcatattatattatttgctTTGGTTCTGTGTACCTGCTACTTCCACGTATTTTACTTCGTGCCAATGGACCACAAGAGATGGGCCCTACACAACGTGGACCCACCTGAGTTGGATGGCCAATGATTTCTTCCATGACTAATGAAATTACTTGTCTACGAGTAACCTCACTCATTTGCTTTTTGCCTTGGCAAAGGGGGAATTATGACAGTTACTATTTATGTAAATAGTGATTctccttgcaaaaaataatGTATGTTTTCATCAGTTGCCATGACAAagggtaaattttttttattttttttattttttttacaaatttgtttaactaaacaattaatttggataagatttttgggttcgtacgtgtcaatatttattataaaattcatatctcaatcggataaaattttcagataagatgataaataaaaatacaatttaaaagtgaataaaatattgagtaaatagtaaataatagtagaagtagaagaaaatgtatgaggatttagtgttgaaagtgaaaagtattggtaggtatttatagaaaaaaaaattctagaattttttggtattttttaaaaaaaaagttcgaatttttttcataattttatagccaaaaaaaaaaaaaaaaaaaaccagccTTTGGATTGGAGGAGAGCAGGAGATCGGAGCGCACAGACAACGGCACATGTCTTCTAGCTGTTGGTGGAACGCAGGGCTGACATCAGCGCAAGCTGAAGTCATCTCCCCCCTCGGGCTGCAGGTCTGGCGCGACTTGCCTTCGGGTCAGCCCGTCTTCATGGGTCCCACATCCAGCCCGGGCAAAAGTGGCCGGCTGGAACTGGCTTTTTCGCTTGGCCTCCCCCCAGCCTCGAGCTTGGGCTCCtcggtggagttgctctaataGGAATCATTGTGGGCATTTTTTTCACACTGAATTAGTTTCTTTTGGTGTATAGTATTGGGTTAGATTGGATAACTCTTTATATTTAAAGCATGTTAaaggaagaaacaaattttttttttccaagttgcAAGTAGAAGATGAATTATTCATGAAGAAAACTTACTCGCCTAATCCTCGCAAAATAGTAGGATAACAACACCTTATAACTTATTTCTCCTAATACCCCTCAAAATGGAAATCATTCACCTATACTTTCACTTTCTCTTTCAACATACTTTAGATTTAATGActtatccaatccaatcttATGCACCAAACAAGAATACGCGACTTAATAAGAGCTCTGCCCATATGTTAGCTATAAAAAGGCGGACATGTCAAATGCTAAGATGAACTTTGATTTGATGTCTTTGGAAGGTAGCAAGCATTGAAcccactttttctttaatgttTTTCTTTCGGGTATAAAAATGCAACCCAAAGGACATTGGCCCAAATTAATAAGCTATTACCCACTTTGGATTCAAATAGGTTCATCGGGCTCATGTCAAATAGGCCTAATCTCTACTAAACGAGATATTGAGTAATTCTATTAACACCCAACTCGTCTCTTTAGACACCCATCATCTTATTATATTTCTTAATTGATTTGAAGTTTAGAAACTTTAAATGTGTACAAGAATGCAGGCTCATGTTCCACAAGTACATTCTTATGCATTTTCATGTTTAACAAGTGCATTATTAGTCTGACACTTAGACATGAATTTTCTATGTAGAGGTTAATCATATTTTGGCTCTTTAAACAACTTCCAAATATTAGACATACACAGGAGTTTCATTTCCGAGAAATTCATTTTGGGTACCAAACGGGCCATGAGGAGGAAACATACCATCAACACTTAGCTTATCAAATCCCAAAAGGCAAGGCAACCACATAGATCTCCTCCACACCAACACATCATAAATAGGCAAAACCTAGTTTTGAAGATAAGATGATGTTCACCATTTTAATTACCATAGATGGGTAAATCAAACTgtctcattttattttatttattatataaacaacaacaacaacaacatgattggaGTTTGTTTCATGGTAGCTAACACTATTATCCTAATAGAGACGCCTGCAGAGGGTGAGTCCATCTCCGATGGAAACAAGAGCTAACTCGATGCGATTGTCGGCGGCAAGAAAGCTGTTGAGTTGCAGCAAATGCTTTCTGCCTTTCTTTGCAAATTCCTCCACATTCTCCTCAGCTTCTGCCACTGTCCCAAACCACAATGTGTTGTCATAAGCTATTATTCCTCCGACCTTCACAAGCTTTAGCAGCAGGTCGTGATATTTGATGTATGCGTCCTTGTTCGCGTCCACAAATGCAAAATCAAAGCTCCCTTTTTCCTTCCCctgctttaattaattatttacatatgtttaaaattaaaatctccaatgcaaataaataaacaagttAAACCAAAGACAATTGTTATTCACGCTCACAGTTTGTCGTCCGTCACTCACTAGATAGGACGGCAATTTGGAAGTACGAATAACATTTCCTTTTTCGAACTTAGGTATGTTGGGTAATTGATTTTTGTGAAATCACAGATTTTTAACTTACATTGGCAATGAGATCATTTAGGACAGTGAGGGCATCTGAGTGACAGAAATTAATCTTATGATCCACCCCAGCCCTCTGAATGTATGGCAATCCAAACTCATAGGCTTCTTTATCTGGATCGATTGCCGTTATCTGAAAAGAATTAATGAAACTCATAATGTTGTGCTGTCCTTAATTACCACATAATCTaactaattaatattattttaatgaaattgaaaaattatactttGCCGTCATGAGGTAGTGCAAGAGCAGTTGTAAGAAGAGAGTAGCCAGTGAATACACCAAGTTCCAGTGTTTTGCTTGCATTCATGAGCTTTAGAATCATCGAGAGAAGCAGGCCTTCATCTACAGGCACATTCATGAGACTCCTATACGTgttcaaaatttaattattcatcgTCAGGGTCAGTCAAGTAACttcatatatttcaaattaattttattttaattactattACATCCTTAATCAATAGTACTACTTGCTTCTAATAATAGTtaacagtcctgatctcttggacccctgtagtccaagaaatttatggtcactcaccgttggatgtaaattcaacggttgacttgaatcgggtaataatcatttatgtcatattgcatttatatatatcattttgaaccattggattaatatccaacggtgggtgaccacaatctcttggactcctgtggtccaagagatcgggactgtaatAGTTAAATACAAATGTTAATTAAACCTACCAAAATTGGTATTTCTCGACAGTGGCTTCCCTTAGTTGCTTCAATTGCTCGTGTTCTCTTGGGAAGCAGCTTGTTTCGAAGATGTACTGTAATATGcacaagaaaaattaagaCCATTAATGTACTATTTTTGTTAGTGTCAGGGACACATTGTATATCCATAAAATATGATTAGAACATCTCCAATAGCGTTTCACTTGTATCTATTGCATACACGGATTTGACT
The window above is part of the Prunus dulcis chromosome 1, ALMONDv2, whole genome shotgun sequence genome. Proteins encoded here:
- the LOC117615002 gene encoding ELMO domain-containing protein A, which codes for MKCFLVDRVLLPADATCVCFKRKGNYQRICMNLTPLQEERMRRLKRRMKVYFDAARADHQEALRALWYATYPGQELQGLISDQWKEMGWQGRDPSTDFRGAGFISLENLLFFAKTFSTSFQCLLKKQGGKPAAWEYPFAVAGVNITFMIMQMLDLEATKPRTFIRAVFLQMLLENEWSFDLLYCVAFMVMDKQWLERNATYMEFNDVLKSTRAQLERELLMDDVFRIEDMPSYSLLC
- the LOC117616544 gene encoding flavonoid 3',5'-methyltransferase-like encodes the protein MGDKVEKIILKSPALLKYIFETSCFPREHEQLKQLREATVEKYQFWSLMNVPVDEGLLLSMILKLMNASKTLELGVFTGYSLLTTALALPHDGKITAIDPDKEAYEFGLPYIQRAGVDHKINFCHSDALTVLNDLIANGKEKGSFDFAFVDANKDAYIKYHDLLLKLVKVGGIIAYDNTLWFGTVAEAEENVEEFAKKGRKHLLQLNSFLAADNRIELALVSIGDGLTLCRRLY
- the LOC117638444 gene encoding 65-kDa microtubule-associated protein 8 isoform X2; the protein is MGSFQTPIGMRSSNLLETSCGYLLQELQMIWNEVGQDHFEREKVLLDLEQECLEVYRKKVDAANTSRARLHQELAEAEAEFTHLLLSLGERSLPGRPEKMAGTLKEQLDSITPALREMRLRKEERVNQFRTVQGQIQKISAEIAGQSESEYDDLSSDIMVNENDLSLKKLEEYQTELQRLRNEKNERLMRVEQYIDAVHKLSSILGTDSSMVITKVHPSLNDLCGITKNISNGILAKLNSTVESLDEEKLKRLDKLHHLGKALTNLWNLMDTPYKDRQSFSHVTGLLSLSSAEVSDPGSLTLNIIQQAEAEVRRLDHLKASKMKELFFKKQNELKEICNKSHMEIPLQSEIDNLINLINSGEIDHADLLMSMDQQISRAKEEASSRMTIMEKVEKWMLARDEERWLEEYSRDENRYSVSRGAHKNLRRAERARVLVNKIPGTSPSNVGRV
- the LOC117638444 gene encoding 65-kDa microtubule-associated protein 8 isoform X1; the protein is MGSFQTPIGMRSSNLLETSCGYLLQELQMIWNEVGQDHFEREKVLLDLEQECLEVYRKKVDAANTSRARLHQELAEAEAEFTHLLLSLGERSLPGRPEKMAGTLKEQLDSITPALREMRLRKEERVNQFRTVQGQIQKISAEIAGQSESEYDDLSSDIMVNENDLSLKKLEEYQTELQRLRNEKNERLMRVEQYIDAVHKLSSILGTDSSMVITKVHPSLNDLCGITKNISNGILAKLNSTVESLDEEKLKRLDKLHHLGKALTNLWNLMDTPYKDRQSFSHVTGLLSLSSAEVSDPGSLTLNIIQQAEAEVRRLDHLKASKMKELFFKKQNELKEICNKSHMEIPLQSEIDNLINLINSGEIDHADLLMSMDQQISRAKEEASSRMTIMEKVEKWMLARDEERWLEEYSRDENRYSVSRGAHKNLRRAERARVLVNKIPALVDLLIANTKSWEEERKKTFLYDEVPLLAMLEEYNVLRQEKEEDKQRQREMKKVQSQVAVEQENLFITRPSTSARRTSTRSVNGGFSNAIPLNRRLSLGLQQLGPNSINSGTQGISFIKEGKKARGQKMFARPGLVSHLRDETASVVSTFSGPQSP